A stretch of the Synechocystis sp. PCC 7338 genome encodes the following:
- a CDS encoding rhodanese-related sulfurtransferase — protein sequence MAHQVTTFYHFTRLDDLQEKQSCWQGLCDRLGLKGTILLAEEGVNATITGESEAIEEMVKTIAAALGITNMPQRHSWAETTPFQRMKVKVKPEIVSLGLPQVTPEKQAGTYVSPQQWNQLLQDPDVVVIDTRNDYEVAIGTFQGAVNPRTKRFRQFPDYVKNNLDQQKNKKVAMFCTGGIRCEKASAYLLEEGFAEVYHLQGGILHYLETVPPTESLWQGECFVFDQRVAVQEGLTVGSHALCDGCGYPLSSDDIHCPQCGLTVAGSNEL from the coding sequence ATGGCTCACCAGGTAACAACTTTTTATCACTTCACCCGGCTCGATGATTTGCAGGAAAAGCAAAGCTGTTGGCAGGGGTTATGCGATCGCCTGGGGCTGAAGGGAACCATTTTGTTGGCGGAGGAAGGGGTCAACGCCACGATCACCGGTGAGTCAGAAGCCATCGAGGAAATGGTCAAGACCATAGCGGCGGCCTTGGGAATAACCAATATGCCCCAACGTCATTCCTGGGCGGAAACCACACCATTCCAACGGATGAAGGTAAAAGTTAAGCCCGAAATAGTCAGCCTTGGCCTTCCCCAAGTCACCCCAGAAAAACAAGCGGGAACTTATGTTTCTCCCCAGCAATGGAATCAACTGCTCCAAGACCCTGATGTGGTGGTAATTGATACCCGCAACGATTATGAAGTGGCGATCGGCACCTTCCAAGGGGCAGTCAATCCCCGCACGAAAAGATTTCGCCAGTTCCCCGACTATGTGAAAAATAATCTGGATCAGCAAAAAAATAAAAAGGTAGCGATGTTTTGCACTGGGGGAATCCGCTGTGAAAAAGCCAGTGCCTACCTGTTGGAAGAGGGATTTGCAGAGGTCTACCATCTCCAGGGTGGCATCCTACATTATCTGGAAACTGTACCCCCGACGGAGAGTTTGTGGCAGGGGGAATGTTTTGTCTTTGACCAACGGGTGGCGGTGCAAGAAGGTTTAACGGTGGGTTCCCATGCCCTCTGTGACGGTTGTGGATATCCCCTCAGCTCCGACGATATTCATTGTCCCCAGTGCGGTTTAACGGTGGCGGGAAGCAATGAGCTATAG
- the radC gene encoding DNA repair protein RadC, with product MSYSLRIADLPEDERPREKLLKYGAKHLGNAELIAILLATGQGKGKLSAVGLGQYILQQLAQNRQDPMDVLRNIHPQELIAFPGIGPAKATTILAAVELGKRVFQSRPLEKMVVDSPEAAAIALSQDLMWQTQEHFAIVMLDVKNRLLATKVITIGTATETLVHPREIFREVIKQGATRLIVAHNHPSGGLDPSPEDIRLTELLLQGAQYLQIPVLDHLILGHGKHQSLRQCTDLWERFPQGD from the coding sequence ATGAGCTATAGCCTGAGAATTGCCGATCTGCCGGAGGATGAACGCCCCAGGGAAAAATTGCTCAAATATGGGGCTAAGCATCTGGGCAATGCAGAATTGATTGCCATTCTATTAGCCACGGGTCAGGGTAAAGGTAAGCTGTCGGCGGTGGGGCTAGGGCAATATATCCTGCAACAGTTGGCACAAAATCGTCAGGATCCCATGGATGTGTTGCGTAATATCCATCCCCAGGAATTAATTGCTTTTCCTGGCATTGGCCCCGCCAAGGCCACCACAATTTTAGCGGCGGTGGAATTGGGTAAACGGGTGTTTCAAAGTCGTCCCCTGGAAAAAATGGTGGTTGATAGCCCCGAAGCGGCGGCGATCGCCTTGAGCCAGGATTTGATGTGGCAGACCCAGGAACATTTTGCCATTGTCATGCTGGACGTAAAAAACCGCTTGCTAGCCACCAAAGTGATCACCATTGGCACCGCCACGGAGACCCTAGTTCACCCCAGGGAAATTTTTCGGGAGGTGATTAAACAGGGTGCCACTAGGCTGATTGTGGCCCATAATCATCCCTCCGGTGGGCTAGATCCGAGCCCAGAAGATATCCGGCTGACAGAATTGCTGCTCCAGGGGGCCCAATACTTGCAAATTCCGGTATTGGATCATCTCATTTTGGGCCACGGCAAGCACCAGAGTTTACGGCAATGCACAGATTTGTGGGAACGCTTTCCCCAGGGAGATTAG
- the rpmI gene encoding 50S ribosomal protein L35, protein MPKLKTRKAAAKRFRPTGSGKKIIRRKAFKNHLLEHKSSEQTRRRLSNLALVHEADEKNVRLMLPYM, encoded by the coding sequence ATGCCCAAACTTAAAACTCGTAAAGCCGCCGCCAAACGATTTCGCCCAACCGGCAGTGGCAAGAAGATTATCCGTCGCAAAGCGTTTAAAAATCACCTATTGGAACATAAGAGTTCTGAACAGACCCGTCGTCGTCTTTCCAACCTTGCTTTGGTGCATGAAGCCGATGAAAAAAATGTCCGGCTCATGCTTCCCTATATGTAA
- the rplT gene encoding 50S ribosomal protein L20, with translation MTRVKRGNVARKRRKKILKLAKGFRGSHSKLFRTANQQVMKALRNAYRDRRKRKRDFRRLWITRINAAARQEGMSYSKLTGQLKKANIEINRKMLAQLAVLDPAAFSEVVKVAATAK, from the coding sequence ATGACCAGAGTTAAACGGGGCAATGTCGCCCGCAAACGCCGCAAGAAAATTCTCAAGTTAGCCAAAGGTTTCCGGGGTTCCCACTCCAAACTTTTCCGCACCGCTAACCAACAGGTGATGAAGGCCCTGCGTAATGCCTACCGCGATCGCCGTAAACGTAAACGGGATTTTCGCCGTCTGTGGATTACCCGCATCAACGCTGCTGCTCGCCAAGAAGGCATGAGCTACAGTAAACTCACCGGGCAGTTGAAAAAAGCCAACATTGAAATCAACCGCAAAATGTTGGCCCAGTTGGCCGTGTTAGACCCCGCCGCCTTTAGCGAAGTGGTGAAAGTAGCCGCCACCGCGAAGTAA
- the lpxD gene encoding UDP-3-O-(3-hydroxymyristoyl)glucosamine N-acyltransferase, with the protein MEFSQLVERLQPQIQTHSLVKFGDRNPTIGGVAALTEALSGQISYVDSAKYAPQMQATQASALILPPDEKLQAEADALGIAWCATAQPRLLFAATIAVFYQPYRPPAGIHGTAVIDPSVQWGEEVSIGPHVVIYPNVTLGDRVCIHGNVVIYPGVTIGNDTILHGNCTIHERTQIGRGCVIHSGAAIGAEGFGFVPTAEGWFKMEQSGQVILEDGVEIGCNSAVDRPAVGETRIGKNTKLDNMVHVAHGCRIGEACALAGQVGLAGGVTIGNRVILAGQVGVADKSQIGDGAIASAQTGIHGKVGAKEVVCGSPHMPHKLYLKASTIYKRLPEMYDTLKKLKKV; encoded by the coding sequence ATGGAATTTAGCCAACTAGTAGAACGCTTACAGCCCCAGATCCAAACCCATAGCTTAGTAAAATTTGGCGATCGCAATCCGACCATTGGGGGTGTTGCGGCCTTAACAGAGGCATTGTCAGGGCAAATTAGTTACGTCGACAGCGCCAAGTATGCGCCCCAAATGCAGGCGACCCAGGCCAGTGCGCTCATTTTACCCCCGGACGAAAAACTGCAAGCAGAAGCAGATGCCCTAGGCATAGCCTGGTGCGCCACCGCCCAACCCCGATTATTATTTGCGGCGACGATCGCCGTTTTTTATCAGCCCTATCGTCCCCCTGCGGGTATCCATGGCACGGCAGTCATTGACCCTTCGGTGCAATGGGGGGAGGAGGTGAGCATTGGCCCCCATGTGGTGATTTATCCTAATGTGACCCTAGGCGATCGGGTTTGCATCCACGGCAATGTGGTCATTTACCCAGGCGTTACCATTGGCAACGACACCATCCTCCACGGTAACTGCACCATCCACGAACGCACTCAGATTGGCCGGGGTTGTGTAATCCACAGCGGAGCGGCGATCGGAGCAGAAGGTTTCGGCTTTGTGCCCACGGCGGAAGGTTGGTTCAAAATGGAACAATCCGGCCAGGTGATTTTGGAAGATGGGGTAGAAATTGGCTGTAATAGTGCGGTGGATCGTCCCGCAGTGGGGGAAACTCGCATCGGCAAAAATACCAAATTGGATAATATGGTGCATGTGGCCCATGGTTGTCGTATTGGCGAGGCCTGTGCCCTGGCCGGTCAAGTGGGCCTAGCCGGGGGAGTCACCATCGGTAACCGAGTTATCCTCGCCGGACAAGTGGGGGTAGCAGATAAATCTCAGATCGGCGACGGGGCGATCGCCTCTGCCCAAACCGGAATCCACGGCAAAGTGGGAGCTAAAGAAGTGGTTTGTGGTAGTCCCCACATGCCCCACAAGCTTTACCTGAAAGCATCTACCATCTACAAACGTTTGCCGGAAATGTACGACACCCTGAAAAAATTGAAAAAAGTTTAA
- the secF gene encoding protein translocase subunit SecF: protein MKLDLFKWEKPAWIASALLVLISIIAMGISWVQFQAPFKPGLDFVGGTRLQLQLECASNDNCPATIDVAKVQDILNGVGLGNSSVQVIEDYTLSIRQQTLDVEQREAVQKALNEGIGKFDPETIQIDTVGPTVGKALFRSGVLALVISLLGIIVYLTIRFQLDYAVFAIVALLYDALITMGAFAIFGLLGGVEVDSLFLVALLTIIGFSVNDTVVIYDRVRETLERHPDWDINHVVDDAVNQTLTRSINTSLTTSLPLVAIFLFGGDSLKFFALALIIGFASGVYSSIFMATTLWAWWRKRRSPRSPKGEVVAEV from the coding sequence ATGAAATTAGACCTGTTCAAATGGGAAAAACCGGCTTGGATTGCTTCTGCCCTTTTGGTGTTGATCAGCATCATCGCCATGGGAATTTCCTGGGTACAATTCCAAGCTCCTTTTAAACCTGGTCTGGATTTTGTCGGGGGTACCCGTTTGCAACTACAACTGGAATGCGCCAGCAATGATAATTGTCCTGCGACGATCGATGTGGCAAAAGTTCAGGATATTCTCAATGGGGTGGGGCTGGGTAACAGTAGCGTGCAAGTGATTGAGGACTATACCCTTTCCATCCGTCAACAAACCCTGGATGTGGAACAGCGGGAAGCGGTGCAAAAAGCACTGAATGAAGGCATCGGCAAGTTTGACCCGGAAACTATCCAAATCGACACCGTTGGCCCCACAGTAGGTAAGGCTTTATTCCGTTCTGGAGTGTTAGCTCTGGTGATTTCCCTCCTGGGTATTATTGTTTATCTAACTATCCGTTTTCAGCTTGATTACGCTGTTTTTGCCATTGTTGCCCTGCTCTACGATGCTTTGATCACCATGGGGGCTTTTGCTATTTTTGGTCTACTGGGAGGGGTGGAAGTGGACAGTCTATTCCTGGTGGCCTTACTAACCATTATTGGTTTTTCCGTCAATGACACGGTGGTAATTTACGACCGGGTGCGGGAAACCCTAGAGCGCCATCCCGACTGGGATATCAATCATGTGGTGGATGATGCCGTTAATCAAACCTTGACCCGTTCCATTAACACTTCCTTGACCACTTCTTTGCCTCTGGTGGCGATCTTTCTTTTTGGGGGCGATAGTCTGAAATTCTTTGCTTTGGCTTTGATTATTGGCTTTGCTTCCGGTGTTTATTCTAGTATTTTCATGGCCACTACCCTCTGGGCCTGGTGGCGTAAACGAAGATCGCCAAGGAGTCCTAAGGGAGAAGTGGTGGCGGAGGTTTAA
- the secD gene encoding protein translocase subunit SecD produces MQRLRWLLLLIVVLVIGASFVLAKLPLQLGLDLRGGAQLTIEVQPTEEIPQIDNDSLVAVKTVIENRVNALGVSEPLVQTAGEDKVVVQLPGVTDPGQAERILGGTAQLEFQQQRPGTEGEFQAEYSIKRQLDAELENLRRSGASPENSDRLQQLLTEREQSNQALLGLFEPMGLTGKNLTDARPSPNQSGTAWEVSLRFDEEGGKKFAELTQAVAGTGRSLGVFLDNDLISAPVVGVEFANTGITGGAAVITGNFTIDTANDLAVQLRGGSLPFPVEVVENRTVGATLGQESIRRSLVAGFVGLALVLIFMAIYYRLPGIVADVSLVIYAVLTLAAFALVGVTLTLPGIAGFILSIGMAVDANVLIFERTREELRGGNTLYRSVESGFFRAFSSILDSNVTTLIACAALFWFGSGLVKGFALTLAIGVMVSLFTALTCSRTLLLVIVLGLPKVRQNPKLFCPNLSVPAKS; encoded by the coding sequence ATGCAAAGACTGCGTTGGCTACTGCTTTTAATTGTTGTCTTGGTCATTGGGGCCAGTTTTGTGCTGGCCAAGTTGCCCCTGCAACTAGGTTTAGACCTGCGGGGGGGAGCCCAGTTAACCATTGAAGTCCAACCCACCGAAGAAATTCCCCAAATTGACAACGATAGTTTGGTGGCGGTGAAAACAGTGATCGAAAACCGGGTTAATGCCCTGGGGGTATCGGAACCCTTGGTGCAAACTGCTGGGGAAGATAAAGTGGTGGTGCAACTGCCAGGGGTGACCGACCCGGGTCAGGCGGAAAGGATTTTGGGGGGGACCGCCCAGTTAGAATTTCAGCAGCAACGGCCCGGCACAGAGGGAGAATTTCAAGCGGAATACAGTATTAAACGTCAACTGGATGCGGAACTGGAGAACCTACGCCGCTCCGGTGCTTCCCCGGAAAATAGCGATCGCCTCCAGCAATTGTTGACAGAGCGGGAACAGTCCAACCAAGCTCTACTGGGGCTGTTTGAACCCATGGGACTAACGGGTAAAAACCTCACCGATGCCCGCCCTAGTCCAAACCAATCCGGCACTGCCTGGGAAGTATCCCTCCGCTTTGACGAAGAAGGGGGCAAGAAATTTGCTGAATTGACCCAAGCTGTGGCCGGTACAGGGCGGAGCTTAGGCGTGTTTTTAGATAATGACTTGATCAGTGCTCCGGTGGTGGGAGTGGAATTTGCTAATACAGGTATTACCGGAGGAGCGGCGGTAATTACGGGCAACTTCACCATCGACACAGCCAATGATCTGGCGGTGCAACTGCGGGGCGGCTCCCTACCGTTCCCGGTGGAAGTGGTGGAAAATCGCACCGTGGGGGCCACATTGGGGCAGGAAAGTATCCGACGTAGTTTGGTGGCGGGATTCGTTGGTTTAGCCCTGGTGTTGATTTTTATGGCGATTTATTATCGTTTGCCCGGTATTGTGGCGGATGTCTCCCTCGTTATCTACGCAGTTTTGACCCTAGCGGCCTTTGCCCTCGTGGGGGTAACTTTGACCTTGCCTGGTATTGCCGGTTTTATCCTCAGTATTGGCATGGCAGTGGATGCCAACGTCTTGATTTTTGAACGGACTAGGGAAGAATTGCGGGGGGGCAATACCCTCTATCGCTCGGTGGAATCGGGTTTTTTCCGAGCCTTTTCCAGTATTTTGGATAGTAATGTCACCACCCTGATTGCCTGTGCAGCCCTGTTTTGGTTTGGCTCTGGCTTGGTGAAAGGTTTTGCCCTGACCTTGGCGATCGGAGTCATGGTGAGTTTATTTACCGCCTTGACCTGTAGCCGTACTCTTTTACTTGTGATTGTACTCGGTCTGCCTAAAGTCCGTCAAAATCCCAAACTGTTTTGCCCTAATCTCTCGGTGCCAGCTAAATCATAA
- a CDS encoding UPF0175 family protein gives MQISIPESILQSIRLPEQRIEKELLKELALSLYQQELLSFGKARELAQIEYRDFSALLGERKITRHYTEMELAEDLDYARR, from the coding sequence ATGCAAATCTCAATTCCTGAGTCAATTCTCCAATCTATTCGACTTCCTGAACAACGCATTGAAAAGGAACTGCTCAAAGAACTAGCACTCAGTTTGTATCAACAAGAATTGTTATCTTTTGGTAAAGCTCGGGAACTAGCCCAGATAGAATACCGTGATTTTTCGGCTTTATTGGGAGAGAGAAAGATTACCCGCCATTACACTGAAATGGAATTAGCTGAAGATTTAGATTATGCTCGCCGTTAG
- a CDS encoding Uma2 family endonuclease, with protein sequence MFAPPNRYLTPEEYLALEADSQVRHEYIDGQVYTMARGSKAHNLISLNIAVGLLAQLTAPCQTFMVDMKVMSQFPSQ encoded by the coding sequence ATGTTTGCTCCCCCAAACCGTTATTTGACCCCCGAAGAATATCTGGCCCTGGAAGCTGATAGTCAAGTCAGACATGAATATATTGATGGTCAAGTCTATACCATGGCAAGGGGGAGCAAAGCCCACAATCTCATTAGCCTGAATATCGCCGTCGGGTTGCTTGCTCAACTAACAGCCCCCTGTCAAACATTCATGGTGGATATGAAAGTGATGTCTCAGTTCCCCAGTCAATGA
- a CDS encoding DEAD/DEAH box helicase, which translates to MNYQLFQVPSNGGNLVDIVWVKGKIDKAFSHLAYTVETNHKKDNVLEKRVIDFNALMPSELLSRYPDLLERLKARKPYQVAESAIANSFSDCDAHIRTVLRLGALELLANIHSGRITASDKDPFPHQLALQQYIKNNESRIKRVLIADEVGLGKTIEVGLILRDRLIAQPNNFRCLYLAPGGLTEDVKEKLSSVIKSPEDKEIIRVVDSFKNYGGYIPSDGICVASLNAARRYLDKKDKKKLPSRVRPNIVIIDECHHCGSKIDLIGTDPKDISRQIATKSYKAVRQIINGEYWEDSEPPELVILMSATPFRSESQFTNLLRLLAHQVAIDNAFAGNIGKEELLEAIKKEDSPVSIFWRQQDEILSWSNKKLFPKLTILRPHLERPDLAHEIIVDNQLEEQGDNSDIYYVSEENSNNNDKYKNLPRLAKVDQNYLDDLNKIKKTLKEIYQTHDENFGGFSSAHLETCLTSSSLAGACWIFRWCVRHHSVWNNDEVYRSDISEDTEKLRELIKEISRQMASFDENRDHEFASEVRFPSDNNFVFQRSNLQGKVPQVRQFQIEMLNKDEEKPFVADSEEIVILADLALKLLRSNGIIENAKLDWLKQMLLAYPNSRFLVFTEVLQTTAIITATFKKESVSLTGNMSLDERREAIRKFYDKKKNYRILVATSAADEGLDFQVANKVVHWDLSPDPSVLMQRNGRVARLGQVSDVTAYYLILEGTLAYKRDCALLRRLSKAGITDPKMLEKIYGIAVTISNDEDFETGAIDQIIKKAREINDLMESQFRELSTHQLNIEFVIGRDELKKRLQNWLQLDYLKFDIYKHQMKFETRQWERPIFTDSGTTSEKEESKILSFTSTRGMKERVICEKPSSKNTKRIIFDQEFGLFGQEKEIDSLAGLYPWDVPGKNMEMRRYQSNRSKDYIGSLCETLARQKNSDFIAISKQAFVSQFPELENTKFLMFATHPLRELENVDPQKVAKYLTYYNFPSDFQYSTNVIGASASEVYRMISFLEEQALTGFIQPDTSLINEISHASTLISDWVNKAFKTPSSEWDWDVEDDTYFVPIPVALVAIIDDKQQG; encoded by the coding sequence ATGAACTATCAACTTTTTCAAGTGCCATCCAATGGCGGGAATCTTGTGGATATTGTTTGGGTAAAAGGCAAAATAGATAAGGCTTTTAGCCATCTTGCATATACTGTAGAGACTAACCATAAAAAAGATAATGTTCTAGAAAAAAGAGTGATAGACTTCAACGCTTTAATGCCGAGCGAGTTGTTGTCTCGATATCCAGATTTATTAGAAAGGCTCAAAGCAAGAAAACCGTACCAAGTTGCAGAATCTGCTATTGCTAACAGCTTTAGTGACTGTGATGCGCATATCAGAACTGTCCTGAGACTTGGAGCATTAGAGCTTTTAGCAAATATTCATTCCGGTCGTATTACAGCAAGCGACAAAGATCCATTTCCCCACCAACTTGCACTTCAACAATATATTAAAAATAATGAATCAAGAATAAAAAGAGTTTTGATTGCTGATGAAGTTGGTCTTGGAAAAACAATTGAAGTAGGATTGATTTTAAGAGATCGATTGATAGCTCAGCCCAATAACTTTCGCTGTCTTTATTTAGCTCCGGGTGGATTAACAGAAGATGTGAAAGAAAAACTTAGTAGCGTCATTAAAAGCCCTGAAGATAAAGAAATTATTCGAGTTGTTGATTCTTTTAAAAACTACGGTGGTTATATTCCTAGTGATGGTATTTGCGTTGCAAGCCTTAATGCAGCAAGGCGATATCTTGATAAAAAAGATAAGAAGAAACTTCCCAGTCGTGTTAGACCAAATATTGTCATCATTGATGAATGCCATCATTGTGGGAGTAAAATTGACTTGATTGGCACAGATCCAAAAGATATTTCTCGTCAAATTGCCACCAAGTCTTATAAGGCAGTGCGTCAAATTATCAATGGTGAATATTGGGAAGATTCAGAACCTCCTGAGTTAGTTATTTTAATGAGTGCAACTCCTTTTCGATCTGAATCACAATTTACCAATTTACTTCGTCTTTTAGCCCATCAAGTTGCAATTGATAATGCGTTTGCTGGCAATATTGGAAAAGAGGAGTTATTAGAAGCAATTAAAAAAGAGGATTCTCCTGTTTCCATTTTTTGGAGGCAACAGGATGAAATTTTAAGTTGGTCGAACAAAAAATTATTTCCCAAATTGACCATTTTAAGACCTCATTTAGAAAGACCTGATTTAGCACACGAAATCATAGTCGATAATCAATTAGAAGAACAGGGGGACAATAGTGATATTTATTATGTCAGTGAAGAAAACTCAAACAACAATGACAAGTACAAAAATCTACCACGTTTGGCAAAAGTTGATCAGAATTATTTAGATGACCTAAATAAAATCAAAAAAACTCTCAAAGAAATTTATCAAACTCATGATGAAAATTTTGGAGGTTTTTCTTCCGCTCATTTAGAAACGTGCTTAACAAGCAGTTCTTTGGCTGGAGCTTGTTGGATTTTTCGATGGTGTGTTCGCCATCATTCAGTATGGAATAACGATGAAGTATATCGCAGTGATATATCGGAAGATACAGAAAAACTAAGAGAATTAATAAAGGAAATTTCTCGTCAAATGGCTTCTTTTGATGAGAATCGAGATCATGAATTTGCGTCAGAAGTTCGGTTTCCTTCAGACAATAATTTTGTATTTCAACGCTCAAATTTACAGGGTAAAGTCCCGCAGGTTCGTCAATTTCAAATTGAAATGCTTAATAAAGATGAGGAAAAACCTTTTGTTGCTGATTCAGAAGAAATTGTTATATTAGCAGATCTAGCACTTAAACTTTTACGTTCAAATGGCATAATTGAGAATGCTAAGTTAGATTGGTTAAAGCAGATGCTCTTGGCCTATCCTAACTCTCGTTTTCTGGTTTTTACAGAAGTCTTACAAACCACTGCAATTATTACTGCAACTTTCAAGAAAGAAAGTGTTTCTTTGACAGGAAATATGAGTTTAGATGAACGACGAGAAGCTATCAGGAAATTTTATGATAAGAAAAAAAATTATCGAATTCTTGTTGCTACATCTGCTGCAGATGAAGGGTTAGATTTTCAAGTAGCCAATAAAGTTGTCCATTGGGATTTAAGCCCGGATCCATCAGTTCTTATGCAACGTAATGGACGAGTTGCACGATTAGGTCAAGTTTCAGATGTCACAGCCTATTACTTGATTCTGGAGGGAACTTTAGCTTATAAACGAGACTGTGCCTTATTACGTCGCTTATCGAAAGCAGGAATAACTGATCCAAAAATGCTTGAGAAAATTTATGGTATTGCAGTCACTATTTCCAATGATGAAGATTTTGAAACGGGAGCTATTGATCAAATTATCAAAAAAGCTCGAGAAATCAACGATCTAATGGAATCTCAATTTCGTGAATTAAGCACTCATCAATTAAATATTGAGTTTGTTATTGGACGAGATGAGCTTAAAAAACGCCTCCAAAACTGGTTACAGCTAGACTACTTAAAATTTGATATTTATAAACATCAAATGAAATTTGAAACAAGACAATGGGAACGTCCAATTTTTACTGATTCTGGCACCACATCAGAGAAAGAAGAATCAAAAATACTATCTTTTACATCTACTCGTGGAATGAAGGAAAGAGTTATCTGTGAAAAACCTAGCTCTAAAAATACGAAAAGAATTATCTTTGATCAAGAATTTGGTCTTTTTGGTCAAGAAAAAGAAATTGATAGCTTAGCTGGTCTTTATCCTTGGGATGTTCCTGGAAAAAATATGGAGATGAGGCGTTATCAATCAAATCGCTCAAAAGACTATATTGGGAGTCTTTGTGAAACTTTAGCAAGACAAAAAAATTCTGACTTTATTGCTATTTCAAAGCAAGCTTTTGTCTCTCAATTTCCTGAACTAGAAAACACTAAATTTTTAATGTTTGCAACTCATCCTCTCAGAGAGCTTGAAAATGTTGATCCTCAAAAAGTTGCTAAATACTTAACTTATTACAATTTTCCAAGTGATTTTCAGTATTCAACTAACGTAATTGGGGCATCAGCCAGCGAAGTATACAGGATGATTAGCTTTTTAGAAGAACAAGCACTCACAGGATTCATTCAACCAGACACCAGCCTTATTAACGAAATCAGCCATGCTTCGACCTTAATTTCTGATTGGGTTAATAAAGCATTTAAAACCCCCAGTTCTGAATGGGATTGGGATGTTGAAGATGATACTTACTTTGTTCCAATTCCTGTTGCCTTAGTTGCTATTATTGACGATAAACAACAAGGATAA
- a CDS encoding FHA domain-containing protein — MYSYYPELKIKDPQGNVSYFKLNKRYPETRYSIGRYGDTVDRDGNDIVLPDNEKKLITRWDHCILSRESGGWVIKDNSTWGTSIIRNGYEIDLKAVKDGKEYLLHEDVIKIQDWQLQFLDLDPDKTKKPVHNMIVGPWVFSVSELSLYEMVNGQRIKVNLAPQEERLLCFMAKRNLENNKQPTVCLYEELIEAMLGYKDVEIEKHKPQIHNLIKNIRKRMKKIGEEDKGQWLRTESKIGYSLRIYCE; from the coding sequence ATGTATTCTTACTATCCAGAACTGAAAATTAAAGATCCTCAGGGCAATGTTAGTTATTTTAAGCTAAATAAGCGTTATCCAGAAACAAGATATTCTATTGGTAGATATGGAGATACTGTTGACAGGGATGGAAATGATATTGTCTTACCGGATAATGAAAAAAAGTTAATTACTCGCTGGGATCACTGTATTTTGAGCCGAGAATCTGGGGGATGGGTCATCAAAGACAATAGTACTTGGGGAACAAGCATAATCAGAAATGGCTACGAAATTGATTTGAAGGCTGTCAAAGACGGTAAGGAATATCTTTTGCATGAGGACGTTATCAAAATTCAGGACTGGCAGTTACAATTTCTGGATCTCGACCCAGATAAAACTAAAAAGCCTGTTCATAATATGATCGTCGGGCCTTGGGTTTTCAGTGTTAGTGAGCTTAGTCTTTATGAAATGGTTAATGGCCAGCGAATCAAGGTTAATTTAGCTCCCCAGGAAGAACGCCTACTATGTTTTATGGCAAAACGTAATTTGGAAAATAATAAACAACCTACTGTCTGCTTGTATGAAGAGCTAATAGAAGCCATGTTAGGTTATAAAGATGTTGAAATAGAAAAGCACAAACCACAAATTCATAACTTAATTAAAAATATAAGAAAAAGGATGAAAAAAATAGGAGAGGAGGACAAAGGTCAATGGCTCAGGACTGAATCAAAAATAGGTTATTCACTTAGGATTTACTGTGAATAA